The Acidobacteriota bacterium genomic interval CAGTTGCCCCCGGTGGTGATCTCGACGCCGCTGAAACTCCTCGTCTTCGTAGCCGCCGGCGGCTGGCATCTGCTGGTTGGCTCCCTGCTCCACAGCTTTGCGTGACGACGCTTACGTGACCGATAGACCGACTGACCGAAACACCGACCGACCTCCATGAACCCCGATCAAGCCGTTGAACTCGCCCGCAAGACGCTGGACATCACGCTGCTGATCTGCGCGCCCATCCTCATCTTTGCCACGGTCATCGGCCTGGTGGTCAGCATTCTGCAGGTGGTGACGTCGATTCAGGACACCACCGTCTCGACCGTCCCGCGCCTGGCCGCGGTCGCCATCAGCGCTTTTTTTCTGGCGCCCTGGATGTTTCACGAGATGGTGTCCTTCACCCTCCGCCTGCTCGCCGACTTTTACCCCTATCTGCACTGAGGCGCGCACCGGTGACCATCCCCACCCAGTGGATCGCCTACGTGGTGCCGGCGCTGCTGATCGCCTGCCGCATGAGCGGCCTGCTCATCGCCGCGCCATTTTTTGGCGAAACGGCCGTACCGGCGCGCGTCAAAGCGGCGCTGGTGATCGCGCTGACGGCGCTGCTGCTGCCCATTACCTCGCCCGTGATGCCGCATCGCACGGTGCTCGATCTGTTCGGGGATGCGCTGTC includes:
- a CDS encoding flagellar biosynthetic protein FliQ — encoded protein: MNPDQAVELARKTLDITLLICAPILIFATVIGLVVSILQVVTSIQDTTVSTVPRLAAVAISAFFLAPWMFHEMVSFTLRLLADFYPYLH